A genomic segment from Acidimicrobiales bacterium encodes:
- a CDS encoding enoyl-CoA hydratase-related protein: MANSEVLSIERDGHVATLWLDRPEARNAMGPAFWADLPLAMGELSDDRSVRAVVVAARGPHFSVGLDLKAMAGLLTGDGGGGSHGPDDGPGHAGGPGGSNGSGDAGGPGGGRPSMAARAFTARPSILRMQRSVTAVAECPKPVIAAIHGYCIGGGVDLAAACDIRVASADAVFSVRETRVAIVADLGSLQRLPRIIGKGHVAELALTGRDITAARAREIGLVNDVLPDAESALGAAYRLAAEISANSPLAVQGTKAVLAACEDKSVADGLDYVATWNAGFLQSDDLVEAMTAFMEKRPPEFRGR, encoded by the coding sequence ATGGCGAACTCCGAGGTGCTCTCCATCGAACGCGACGGCCACGTCGCCACCCTCTGGCTGGACCGGCCCGAGGCCCGCAACGCCATGGGGCCGGCGTTCTGGGCCGACCTGCCGCTCGCCATGGGCGAGCTGTCGGACGACCGCTCGGTGCGAGCGGTGGTGGTGGCCGCCCGCGGCCCGCACTTCAGCGTGGGGCTCGACCTGAAGGCGATGGCGGGGCTGCTCACCGGCGACGGGGGCGGCGGGTCCCACGGCCCGGACGACGGCCCCGGCCACGCCGGCGGGCCCGGGGGCTCGAACGGGTCCGGCGACGCCGGCGGGCCCGGCGGCGGCCGGCCCTCCATGGCGGCGCGGGCGTTCACGGCCCGGCCGAGCATCCTGCGCATGCAGCGGTCGGTCACGGCGGTGGCCGAGTGCCCGAAGCCCGTGATCGCCGCCATCCACGGGTACTGCATCGGGGGTGGCGTCGACCTGGCCGCGGCCTGTGACATCCGGGTGGCGAGCGCCGACGCCGTCTTCTCGGTGCGCGAGACGCGTGTCGCCATCGTGGCCGACCTCGGCAGCCTGCAGCGGCTGCCGCGCATCATCGGCAAGGGCCACGTGGCGGAGCTGGCGCTGACGGGCAGGGACATCACCGCCGCCCGGGCGAGGGAGATCGGGCTCGTGAACGACGTGCTGCCCGACGCCGAGTCGGCCCTGGGAGCGGCGTACCGGCTGGCCGCCGAGATCTCCGCCAACTCACCCCTCGCGGTCCAGGGCACCAAGGCGGTGCTCGCCGCGTGCGAGGACAAGTCGGTGGCGGACGGCCTCGACTACGTGGCCACCTGGAACGCCGGGTTCCTCCAGTCCGACGACCTCGTCGAGGCCATGACCGCCTTCATGGAGAAGCGCCCGCCGGAATTCCGGGGGCGCTGA
- a CDS encoding SufD family Fe-S cluster assembly protein, whose product MALGGPDWLTARRAGAWERFAASAVPTEAEEVWRYSGIDAFDLDAYAPAAVPVAPSGAALALARGLADSLGPRAGLVVTRNGHVEAVEMSPSVPSDAVSVTSARAGGPIVPEHLGELAPARDAFGELHDAFVADAVVVRVARKAVVGDPVVVVHLVDAAVDDLVDTAVDGDSGGRGVSVFPRVLVALGTSAEAGVIELTAPASMVDGRRPAGGEGDSDPRAALVVPVTELHVADDARLRYANLQVLARGTTCMAVQASRVGRDATLRSFTAGLGGRYSRVRTDSDLVGQAGRTALLAAYLGTGDQVHDFRTLQDHHAPRTESELLFKGAVADTARSVYSGLIRIRRGARGANAFQTNHNLVLSEGAHADSVPNLDIDENDVRCSHASTVGPIDEDQRYYLETRGIEPVVAERLVILGFFSDLAGRAPFPGVGRWVEDAVGARLTGRLPAERGAGEHGAAAGHGGSGATSGATSGPDGDDG is encoded by the coding sequence GTGGCACTGGGCGGCCCCGACTGGTTGACCGCCCGCCGGGCCGGGGCCTGGGAGCGGTTCGCGGCCTCGGCCGTCCCGACCGAGGCCGAAGAGGTGTGGCGCTACAGCGGCATCGACGCCTTCGACCTCGACGCCTACGCCCCGGCGGCCGTCCCGGTCGCCCCGTCCGGCGCCGCCCTCGCCCTCGCCCGGGGGCTCGCCGACTCCCTGGGGCCCCGTGCCGGGCTGGTGGTGACCCGCAACGGCCACGTCGAGGCCGTCGAGATGTCGCCCTCGGTCCCCTCCGACGCCGTGTCGGTGACCAGCGCGCGCGCTGGGGGCCCGATCGTCCCCGAGCACCTCGGCGAGCTCGCACCGGCGCGTGACGCCTTCGGGGAGCTGCACGACGCCTTCGTCGCCGACGCCGTGGTCGTGCGCGTGGCTCGCAAGGCCGTGGTGGGCGATCCGGTCGTCGTCGTCCACCTCGTCGACGCCGCGGTCGACGACCTGGTCGACACCGCCGTCGACGGCGACTCGGGCGGCCGCGGCGTCTCGGTGTTCCCGCGCGTGCTGGTGGCGCTGGGCACGTCGGCCGAGGCCGGGGTCATCGAGCTCACGGCACCGGCCTCCATGGTGGACGGCCGCCGCCCGGCGGGGGGCGAGGGCGACAGCGATCCCCGCGCCGCCCTCGTGGTGCCCGTCACCGAGCTCCACGTGGCCGACGACGCCCGCCTGCGCTACGCCAACCTCCAGGTCCTGGCGCGCGGCACCACGTGCATGGCCGTGCAGGCCAGCCGCGTGGGACGCGACGCCACGTTGCGGTCGTTCACGGCGGGGCTCGGCGGGCGCTACTCGCGGGTGCGCACCGACTCGGACCTCGTGGGCCAGGCCGGCCGCACCGCCCTGCTGGCCGCGTACCTCGGCACCGGGGACCAGGTCCATGACTTCCGGACCCTCCAGGACCACCACGCGCCGCGCACCGAGAGCGAGCTTCTGTTCAAGGGGGCCGTCGCCGACACGGCGCGCTCGGTCTACAGCGGCCTGATCCGGATCCGCCGGGGGGCACGCGGGGCCAACGCGTTCCAGACCAATCACAACCTCGTGCTCTCCGAAGGGGCGCACGCCGACTCGGTGCCGAACCTCGACATCGACGAGAACGACGTCCGGTGCAGTCATGCCTCCACCGTCGGCCCCATCGACGAGGACCAGCGCTACTACCTCGAGACGCGGGGCATCGAGCCGGTCGTCGCGGAGCGGCTCGTCATCCTGGGCTTCTTCTCGGATCTGGCCGGGCGCGCCCCGTTCCCGGGCGTCGGGCGGTGGGTGGAGGACGCCGTGGGGGCCCGTCTGACCGGGCGCCTGCCCGCCGAGCGCGGGGCGGGGGAGCACGGCGCCGCCGCGGGCCACGGCGGGAGCGGCGCCACGAGCGGCGCCACGAGCGGGCCGGACGGCGACGATGGGTGA
- a CDS encoding non-heme iron oxygenase ferredoxin subunit: MGDVVRLCGRDELPAGSARRFDAGTHRIALVRIEDDYYAIGDTCSHEDYSLAEGEILAGACEIECWKHGSMFDLRTGEPRSLPATKPVPVYTVRVEGDDVLVELP, from the coding sequence ATGGGTGACGTCGTGCGCCTGTGCGGGCGCGACGAGCTCCCGGCCGGGAGCGCCCGCCGGTTCGACGCGGGCACCCACCGGATCGCGCTCGTGCGCATCGAGGACGACTACTACGCCATCGGTGACACCTGCAGCCACGAGGACTACTCCCTCGCCGAGGGGGAGATCCTCGCCGGCGCGTGCGAGATCGAATGCTGGAAGCACGGCTCGATGTTCGACCTGCGCACCGGCGAGCCCCGGTCGCTGCCGGCGACCAAGCCCGTCCCGGTCTACACGGTGCGGGTCGAGGGTGACGACGTGCTCGTGGAGCTCCCGTGA
- the sufC gene encoding Fe-S cluster assembly ATPase SufC, which produces MTIPAAGRGGSHQLVVRGLRAGVAGLDVLTGVDLTVRGGEVHAVMGPNGSGKSTLAHVLMGKPGYQVLGGDVTLDGQDLLALPPWRRARLGLFLAPQDPTEVPGVGLHQVLTEALRGRGPGPDDDGRALVASASAEAARVGLEARLLDRPLNVDLSGGERKRSETLQLALLRPTIAVLDELDSGIDVDGLRDVARRVREGVDEWGLGVLAITHYRRLLSVLRPDVVHVFVQGRIVASGGPELADELERSGYGAFEALAREQGQGSGGAGGS; this is translated from the coding sequence GTGACGATCCCGGCTGCCGGCCGCGGCGGATCGCACCAGCTGGTGGTGCGCGGGCTGCGCGCCGGCGTCGCCGGGCTCGACGTGCTCACCGGGGTCGACCTCACGGTGCGCGGCGGCGAGGTGCACGCCGTCATGGGCCCGAACGGCTCCGGGAAGAGCACGCTGGCGCACGTCCTCATGGGCAAGCCCGGCTACCAGGTCCTCGGCGGCGACGTCACCCTCGACGGTCAGGACCTCCTCGCCCTGCCGCCGTGGCGCCGGGCCCGTCTGGGGCTGTTCCTGGCGCCCCAGGACCCCACCGAGGTGCCCGGCGTCGGCCTGCACCAGGTTCTCACCGAGGCCCTGCGCGGCCGGGGTCCGGGCCCCGACGACGACGGCCGGGCCCTGGTGGCGTCGGCGTCGGCCGAGGCGGCGCGCGTCGGGCTGGAGGCGCGCCTGCTCGACCGGCCCCTCAACGTCGACCTGTCAGGGGGAGAGCGCAAGCGCAGCGAGACGTTGCAGCTGGCGCTCCTGCGGCCGACGATCGCCGTCCTCGACGAGCTCGACTCGGGCATCGACGTCGACGGGCTTCGCGACGTGGCACGGCGCGTGCGCGAGGGCGTCGATGAATGGGGCCTCGGGGTGCTCGCCATCACCCACTACCGCCGGTTGTTGTCGGTGCTGCGCCCCGACGTCGTGCACGTGTTCGTGCAGGGCCGCATCGTGGCGAGCGGCGGCCCGGAGCTCGCCGACGAGCTCGAGCGCTCCGGCTACGGCGCGTTCGAGGCGTTGGCCAGGGAACAAGGCCAAGGTTCGGGCGGCGCCGGCGGCTCGTGA